A region from the Anomaloglossus baeobatrachus isolate aAnoBae1 chromosome 11, aAnoBae1.hap1, whole genome shotgun sequence genome encodes:
- the LOC142255749 gene encoding chemerin-like receptor 1: protein MYPTQKCNLNNSSLSDDIFPLTCEYMELSPPHRREDKVFDTLAILQISITLYSIVFALGIIGNGLVIWIAGFRMKNIINAVWFLHLAIADFLCCASIPLRINDWINLKTSETTFCIANIFLFNVNMSTSVLLLTDMSIDRWVSVMWPFWAKVHRSCKLVRITAAFIWVLSWLLTGLVYFVYNFIFHDFTEWCTYLYLYKMKYVPKIKQTIQLIRLVIMCVIPFLIIVTSYITIFYKIRKSKRSQRSQRSSRIITAVILCFFICWFPYYIWPLTPWYGAFFTDFYKGNTIVLILATLNSCMNPIIYVIMGQDFQQGFFRSIPARLQRALGDNPGDLSTEQKDCEHSRKTEV, encoded by the exons ATGTATCCAACACAAAAATGTAATTTAAACAACAGCTCATTGTCTGATGACATTTTTCCTTTAACATGTGAATACATGGAGCTGAGTCCACCTCACAGAAGGGAAGATAAGGTATTTGATACActggcgattttgcaa ATATCAATTACTTTATACAGCATTGTTTTTGCTCTCGGAATTATTGGTAATGGATTAGTCATCTGGATTGCCGGATTCAGGATGAAGAACATAATCAATGCCGTGTGGTTCCTCCACCTGGCCATCgcggacttcctgtgctgtgcCTCTATACCTCTGCGGATCAATGACTGGATTAACCTTAAGACTTCAGAAACAACTTTTTGCATAGCAAACATTTTTTTGTTCAATGTAAACATGAGCACCAGTGTTCTCCTCCTGACGGACATGAGTATTGACCGCTGGGTGTCCGTCATGTGGCCATTCTGGGCCAAAGTTCATAGATCTTGTAAATTGGTGAGAATTACGGCTGCATTCATTTGGGTGTTGAGTTGGCTCTTGACCGGTTTAGTATATTTCGTATATAATTTCATATTCCATGATTTCACTGAATGGTGCACCTATCTATATCTGTATAAGATGAAATATGTCCCTAAAATAAAACAGACCattcagctgatcagattagtgaTAATGTGTGTGATCCCTTTTCTCATCATCGTCACCTCTTATATCACCATTTTCTACAAGATTAGAAAAAGTAAGAGATCCCAGAGATCTCAGAGATCCTCCAGGATCATCACCGCTGTTATATTGTGTTTCTTCATCTGCTGGTTTCCATATTATATTTGGCCACTAACACCCTGGTATGGTGCATTTTTCACTGATTTCTATAAAGGAAATACTATTGTTCTCATTTTGGCTACTCTTAACAGCTGCATGAATCCAATCATTTATGTAATTATGGGACAGGATTTCCAGCAAGGTTTCTTCAGATCCATCCCCGCGAGGTTACAAAGAGCCTTAGGTGACAATCCTGGAGACTTGTCAACAGAGCAAAAGGATTGTGAACATTCTCGCAAAACAGAGGTGTAA